CAATAAATGCTTCACTTTACACTTTACAGTAGTGAAATATAGACACTTCCAAGTGGAAATCAAATTTTCTCCATAACATTATAATTATAGTATAGGCTACAGCAAACGTCAAAAGCAAATAAGCCTAAAAAATGAAGGTGATCAACCATTCCCTTTCTATAAAAAAGCGATAAAAACTCTTTTATTAGAAAAGAATTTTCATCGCTTTTTCCATTACTATTTATTTTATAGAGGCGGATTAGCATGACATTTACGACAAACTGGATAGTAGGAATCATTTCCCCCAATTTGAATTTGTTCACCTGTATATACGGGCTTCCCAGCATCATCTACGCGCAAATTCATAATTGCTTTGCGCTCACAAAACCAGCAAATTGTCTTCATTTCTTCCACTTTATCAGCATAAATTAATAAATAACGACTTCCTTCAAAAAGTTCGTTTTGAAAATCATTTTTGAGTCCGAAACACATAACAGGAATATTAAGTTCATCTACAATACGAGCAAGCTGTAAAACGTTATCTTTATTAAGAAACTGAGCTTCATCAATAAGGATACAGTTCGGCTTTGGAGAATGATCCAAGACAATATTAAAGATGTCGGTGTCATCAAATATTGGAATAGCTTTTCGACGAAGGCCAACTCTACTTGAGACGTATCCAATTTCATCTCTTGTATCAATTCCAGAAGTAAACATAAGGACTGTTTTATTTTGTTCCTCATAGTTGTTTGCCACTTTTAAAATTTCAATTGATTTCCCACTATTCATTGCGCCATATTTAAAAAATAACTGTGCCATCAAATTCTCCTTACCTTGTTATTCATCTCTCTTTACATATCCTTAGAAGTAGCTTTCCATACGTTACGCTTTTCTATGTTTAGAGCGAACCACATTAAAAAGAAGATAAGTTTTATACATATCTTCCTAGGTGCCCTATGATAATATAAACGTTTTATGTTTCACTATGTAAAAAACAGGCAAGAGCTTGAGCCGCTTGCCTGTTTTGATCGTACATATTTACGATTACTTAAGACCGTATTTTTTATTGAAACGTTCAACACGACCGTCTGCAGAAGCAAAACGTTGACGTCCTGTGTAGAATGGATGGCACTCAGAGCAAACCTCTACGCGTACCTCTTCTTTAACAGAACCAGTTTCAAATTCATTTCCGCAAGAACATTTTACTGTTGCTTTTTTATAATCCGGATGAATTGCTGATTTCATGTTTTTCATCTCCTTCCGCCCTGAATCATCTGAAACAGAGTTATATCCACGCTAATTGCGTGATGTCGCACATCTTTGAATTATAACAAGGGTTTACTTCTTTTGCAATAGCATTGTTTTATAAGAAGAAAATGTTAACGTTTGCCGTGTGTGACCGCTTTTCTTTCCTCTATCAATGCTTGAAAGAAATCTTCGTTTGATTTCGTTTGACGTAAACGACGCATAAACTTATCAACAAAGTCAGGAGCATCTGCCATTGTTTTACGGATTGCCCATAAATGATCAAGATGCTCTTTCGGGATCAACATTTCTTCCTTACGAGTACCTGAACGACGAATATCAATCGCAGGGAAGATACGCTTCTCAGCAAGTGAACGATCAAGATGAAGTTCCATGTTTCCTGTACCTTTAAACTCTTCATAAATAACGTCATCCATACGTGAACCTGTATCAACAAGTGCTGTTGCAAGAATAGTTAAACTACCGCCTTCTTCAATATTTCGGGCAGCCCCAAAAAATCGCTTTGGACGGTGGAACGCTGCAGGATCAATACCTCCTGAAAGAGTACGTCCACTTGGTGGAATAACTAAGTTATAAGCACGAGCTAATCTTGTAATACTATCCATTAAAATAACCACATCTTTTTTATGTTCTACTAAACGCATAGCACGCTCTAGAACAAGTTCTGCTACTTTAATATGGTTTTCTGGAACTTCATCAAATGTTGAACTAACAACATCCCCTTCTACAGAACGCTCAATATCTGTTACTTCTTCAGGGCGCTCGTCAATAAGAAGAACAATAAGCTCTGCTTCTGGATTATTTGTAGCAATGCTGTTCGCAATTTCTTTTAAAAGCATTGTTTTCCCTGCTTTTGGCGGGGCTACAATAAGACCACGCTGACCAAAACCAACAGGAGCAATCAAATCCATCACACGAGTCGATAAGTGATTTGGTTTTGTTTCAAGCGTAATTTGACGATCTGGATAAATTGGAGTCAAGGCAGGGAAATGCACACGTTCTTTTGCAGACTCTGGATCATCTCCGTTAACCGCTTCCACGTGTAATAAACCATAATAACGTTCATTTTCTTTAGGAGGACGTACTTTCCCCGAAACTTTGTCTCCGTTACGCAAATCAAAACGACGAATTTGAGATGCTGAAATATAAATATCTTCTGAACTTGGAGAGTAGTTAATTGGACGTAAAAAACCAAAACCCTCTGATTGAATAATTTCAAGAACACCTTCCATAAATAGTAAGCCGTCTTTTTCAGCTTGTGCTTTTAAAATTGCAAAGATTAATTCCTTTTTAGTTAACTTACTATAGTATGAAACGCTATATTCACGAGCGTGCTCATATAATTCTTTTAATTTCATATTTTCTAAACTCGATAATGTTAAGCTCATGGAAAACACCACTTTTCAAGATAAAATTTTTCAAAAATGCAAGATTTTATAAAGCATTAGGAAAGCTTGCACAAACAATGATAAAAAAACTAAATACTCGTTTAGCCTGTTCTTCCTAAATAATTCTTTTACTATTTTTCCGCTGGGATCAATCTATATTTTAGGAGAAGATAAATTAAAACTTCTAACGTGTAGGAGTTCATCTTTACTACTTTGTTCTGGATAAAAAGCAGTTGAGATAAGATAAACAGAAGTATAAAGAGTAGAGTAGTGTTTTTCTATTTGTGTAGCATTCTCTATTCTAACCCTTTTTACACTTTTTAATCAACAAAAAAGGTGAGCTATCAAAACGGGACTCAGCAATGGGGATTAAAGATAAATTCGCGCTTATCCCTTCATTTCCTTCATTTTAGGCTAATGTCACCACAAAAGAAACGGAAACAAATTCCAGTAATATATCAAGCGTTGCCTCTATCTGGCAACGCTTGATCATTAGACTTTATACAACTATTAAAATAGTACATTATGAAAAGAAATACAAGATATGATAGCTCTAATTTTAATTATGGTTAAAAAGTTCCGTTATGGCTTAATAACTAGGTTTGGCTTTTTCTTCAGACTGTGACGACCATCAACAAAACGAACTGTACCCGATTTTGCTCTCATAACAAGTGATTGAGTTGTACCGATAGATCCTTTAAATTGAACACCTTTTAAAAGTTCACCATCTGTTACCCCTGTCGCTGCAAAGATAGCATCTTCCCCTTTTACAAGGTCGTCCATATAAAGAATGCGATCAACATCCGCAATGCCCATTTCTTTACAACGGTTTAATTCTTCTTCACTTTGTGGTAAAAGCTTCCCCTGAAGTTCCCCGCCTAAACATTTTAAAGCAACAGCTGCTAAAACACCTTCTGGCGCTCCGCCTGAACCGAATAAAATGTCAACACCTGTATTGTCAAAAGCTGTGTTAATAGCCCCTGCAACGTCTCCATCATTAATAAGCTTAATGCGTGCACCTGCTTCACGAAGTTCATGAATGATTCTCTCATGACGTGAACGGTTTAGAACGGTTGCTACAACATCTTCAATATCTTTGTTTTTAGCTTTTGCTACCGCTCTCAGGTTATCAATAACAGAAGCATTAATATCAACTTTGCCCACAACTTCTGGACCTACAGCAATTTTCTCCATATACATATCAGGGGCATGAAGTAAGTTCCCGTTATCCGCAACAGCTAATACAGCTAGGGCATTCCACCCTCCTGCTGCAACAATATTTGTTCCTTCAAGAGGGTCCACAGCAACGTCAACACGGGGCCCATAGCCTGTACCAAGCTTCTCACCAATATATAGCATTGGCGCTTCATCCATTTCTCCCTCACCAATAACAACAGTCCCTTTCATTGGGATTGTATCAAAAACATCACGCATTGCAGATGTAGCAGCCTCATCTGCTTCTTCTTTTTTTCCTCTTCCCATCCATCGTCCTGATGCAAGAGCTGCTGCTTCTGTTACACGAACTAATTCCATTGATAAACTTCTTTCCATTCTCATCCATCCCCAGTCGGTGATTTAAGAATTTTGAAATTGCTCAATTTCCTGTTCTGTCATACGTTCGCGCCAAATAACCGCCCCTAAACCTGAGAGTTTATCAACAAGATGGCTATACCCTCTGTCAATATGCTCAAGTCCAGTAATCTCAGTGATGCCTTTTGCCATTAATCCTGCTGTTACAAGTGCTGCACCTGCTCGCAAATCAGAGGCTTTCACTTTTGCTCCTTGAAGCTCTGTTGGACCATTAATGATAGCAGAACGCCCCTCTACTTTTACAGACGCATTCATTCTTCTTAATTCATCAATATGTTTGAAGCGTGCACTATAAATAGTATCAGTTACCATGCTTGTCCCTTCCGCTTTTGTTAGAAGAGCTGTAATTGGTTGCTGTAAATCTGTTGGGAATCCTGGGTGAACGAGTGTCTTAATATCCGCTGCTTTTAAGTTTTCTTTTCCTCTAATAAGCACTTGATCATCGTTCGTTTGCACTTCTACTCCGATCTCACGAAGTTTTGCAATTAATGGTTCGATATGCTTAGGAATTACATTGTCAATTAACACTTCTTCTCCCATTGAAGCCGCCATTATCATATATGTACCTGCTTCAATTCGATCAGGAATAATAGAATGACGGCAACCACTTAGATGATCAACTCCATCAATACGAATAACGTCTGTTCCTGCCCCTTTAATACG
This window of the Priestia filamentosa genome carries:
- a CDS encoding thymidine kinase, producing MAQLFFKYGAMNSGKSIEILKVANNYEEQNKTVLMFTSGIDTRDEIGYVSSRVGLRRKAIPIFDDTDIFNIVLDHSPKPNCILIDEAQFLNKDNVLQLARIVDELNIPVMCFGLKNDFQNELFEGSRYLLIYADKVEEMKTICWFCERKAIMNLRVDDAGKPVYTGEQIQIGGNDSYYPVCRKCHANPPL
- the rpmE gene encoding 50S ribosomal protein L31 codes for the protein MKSAIHPDYKKATVKCSCGNEFETGSVKEEVRVEVCSECHPFYTGRQRFASADGRVERFNKKYGLK
- the rho gene encoding transcription termination factor Rho; amino-acid sequence: MSLTLSSLENMKLKELYEHAREYSVSYYSKLTKKELIFAILKAQAEKDGLLFMEGVLEIIQSEGFGFLRPINYSPSSEDIYISASQIRRFDLRNGDKVSGKVRPPKENERYYGLLHVEAVNGDDPESAKERVHFPALTPIYPDRQITLETKPNHLSTRVMDLIAPVGFGQRGLIVAPPKAGKTMLLKEIANSIATNNPEAELIVLLIDERPEEVTDIERSVEGDVVSSTFDEVPENHIKVAELVLERAMRLVEHKKDVVILMDSITRLARAYNLVIPPSGRTLSGGIDPAAFHRPKRFFGAARNIEEGGSLTILATALVDTGSRMDDVIYEEFKGTGNMELHLDRSLAEKRIFPAIDIRRSGTRKEEMLIPKEHLDHLWAIRKTMADAPDFVDKFMRRLRQTKSNEDFFQALIEERKAVTHGKR
- the glpX gene encoding class II fructose-bisphosphatase, whose amino-acid sequence is MERSLSMELVRVTEAAALASGRWMGRGKKEEADEAATSAMRDVFDTIPMKGTVVIGEGEMDEAPMLYIGEKLGTGYGPRVDVAVDPLEGTNIVAAGGWNALAVLAVADNGNLLHAPDMYMEKIAVGPEVVGKVDINASVIDNLRAVAKAKNKDIEDVVATVLNRSRHERIIHELREAGARIKLINDGDVAGAINTAFDNTGVDILFGSGGAPEGVLAAVALKCLGGELQGKLLPQSEEELNRCKEMGIADVDRILYMDDLVKGEDAIFAATGVTDGELLKGVQFKGSIGTTQSLVMRAKSGTVRFVDGRHSLKKKPNLVIKP
- a CDS encoding UDP-N-acetylglucosamine 1-carboxyvinyltransferase, which gives rise to MEKLKIEGGHKLKGEVRISGAKNSAVALIPATILAESLVTIEGLPDISDVAILSSLIEEIGGSVSMDAHELKINPEKMISMPLPNGKVKRLRASYYLMGAMLGRFKKAVVGLPGGCHLGPRPIDQHIKGFEALGAKVTNEQGAIYLRAEELKGARIYLDVVSVGATINIMLAAVRAKGRTVIENAAKEPEIIDVATLLTSMGARIKGAGTDVIRIDGVDHLSGCRHSIIPDRIEAGTYMIMAASMGEEVLIDNVIPKHIEPLIAKLREIGVEVQTNDDQVLIRGKENLKAADIKTLVHPGFPTDLQQPITALLTKAEGTSMVTDTIYSARFKHIDELRRMNASVKVEGRSAIINGPTELQGAKVKASDLRAGAALVTAGLMAKGITEITGLEHIDRGYSHLVDKLSGLGAVIWRERMTEQEIEQFQNS